From Camelina sativa cultivar DH55 chromosome 5, Cs, whole genome shotgun sequence:
cacacatttatataattaagtctCAGAACACGATGCATCAGTCGCTGTttgaatatatacatacatataatatacCTTTAGTTGCTCCATAGATGGATGAACCGGTATGCACAACcccagaaacagaggaaatgaaAACGATGCTCCCTGAACTTGAAGCTTTTAGTAAAGGATGAGCAAGCTGTGAGAGATGAAAAGCCGACTCGAGATTTGTAGCCATTATAAACGAGTATTCTTCTGTTGTAAACACTGTAGTCGGCTTGTCTATAAACGTTCCCGCATTGTTTACCTACATATGTATAGATTGATAGATACAACAAAACACTATGTTTGATTCTTGTACATCCCAAGCCCAAGAAGGAGaagcttatatatatgtaaacttacaAGGATGTTCAGTTTTCCCTGGAAGAGAGAGGAAACGGTTTCAATGAGTTTCTCTCGTTGCTCACGAGAAGAAACATCGCAGATAGAAGTGGAAACCTGAAACCCTTTTGCTTGCCATTTACGTAAGCTTTCTTGAAGTTGAGTTTCGTCTCTTGCACATGTGTGGACTCTTGCTCCCAACATTGATAATTCCTCCACCACAGCTTCCCTGTTCATGAAACACACTAACATAGTTGGTTCTTCCGTACCAAAATATCACAATACAttacaaaaaacatataaaacattcaTGACTCACCCGATGCCTTTAGAGCCACCGGTCACAAGAGCAGTCATACCTTGAAGACTCCAtcttttctccatttttcttgTATCTTACTTGAAGTGACCAGAAAAGCCACAAATTTTATGTATACAATGAATCTGGATCAGATAAGTGTGAAATTAAtatgtttgtatgtgtggtGGAAATATTATGTAGTCGTGTGAGATCAGAGAACAATGACTAAAATATCTAAGATAGTGGTCCTGACCAATGGATAGGCTTCTTGTTCTTAGTTTCTTTAGGAAAACTTTTCttacaacttttatttatgGATAGGCTTCAaagtttgtaatatattttttattcttgaatggagcaaaaagaagaatgttttgtaaaacagagaagaaaggaCAGAACTTTCATTATTGGACTATTACAATAATGGTTTGTTTTCGGATATATCTTCTTATTAGGTTTCTTGTTTTACCAATACAGCAATACTGAAAGCGAAGCCATATTGCATGACTTTATAAAAAGGTCAGCTTAGTTCTTTAAATTAAGATTAACTTAATACTGTTGAGCTTGCCATCGAACATCGTTGAGGCGATTTGCATCAGTATCATGACAAGAGTATGTGCATCACATACCGAACCATTAAAACCCTTTTCCATAAAATTTGATAGAGCAAAGTTTTATTAGATTACAAGGCCATTAGAGAGTTTAAGACATTTAGAGAAAAACACAGCAAGGCTGGCCCCCAAGAATGTTGCTGATAAGAGAAGTCATTAACAGTGTAACGTCCATCAATACAAATAGTTTGACCCGTTCTCAAGCATTTGGCTGATAGGAGAAGCCATTAACAGTGAGACCTCCATCAACACAAATAGTTTGACCAGTGATATAAGAAGCTGCAGGTAGACACAAGAAGACCACTAACGATGCAACTTCATTCGGCTCCCCAGCGCGACCAAGTGGAGTTCTACTGAACAATCCCTCCTTGAAACCGACGTTGTTGAGATTCTTTTAGaacacaaaattaataatttattagagaatCATTGAGGTTTTCTACattcacacaaaataaaatgtaaaagttaATTCTTTTATTACAGATTCGGCCTGAGGAGTCTTGATGATATTTGGTGCAACAGCGTTGGCTCTTATGCCTTCCTTTGCCCATTCACATGCCAAATTCCTCGTTAGCTGATTCAAAGCTCCtgaattatatacaaaaaaaattccctAATTAGCCAGTTTTGCAAATTGAACCGTCTCTAGTAGTAACTGTGGTTACCTTTCGTTAGACTATAAATTGATCCACATTCAACTGATACAATCCCTGTAATAGAGGAAATAAAGACTATGCTTCCAGATCCTGAAGCCTTTAAGAGAGGATGTGAAAGCTGGCTAAAATGGAAAGCAGCTTCCAAATTTGTTGAGATGTGGAAAGAAAAATCTTCTTCCACATAATCTGTTGTTGGCTTCCCACGAAGTACACCAACATTATTAACCTATATATGGCGTTTCCATAATATTTCTGTTAGGGAGTTCAcctaattagatatatatatctggTTCTTGTAGATCACAAGCCTGAGAAGGAACGGTTACGAGGATGTTGAGTTTTCCTTGGAAGAGGGATGAAACAGTTTCCATGAGTTTCTCTCGTTGGTCACGAGAAGTAACGTCGCAGACAGAAGTGGTGAGCTGAAACCCTTTTGCTTGCCACTCACGTAAGCGTTCTTGAAGCTGAGTTTCGTCTCTGGCACATGTGTGGACTCTTGCTCCCATCATAGATAGTTCTTCCACCACAGCTTCCCTGTTCATGATCGCACAGACAAACATAGTTATTTCTTCCATATCTAAATATCACAACACAATAAAATAGCATATAAGATGAGGACTGACCCGATTCCTTTAGTGCCACCCGTCACAAGAGCAGTCATACCTTGAAGACTCCATCTTTTATCCATTTTTCTTGTACGTTACTTGAGTGTCCAGAAATGCCACAGATTTTATGTATACAATGAATTTGGATCAGGTAAGTGTGAAGTaatgaatatgtttttaattttgtggtgGAAATATTGTCTTTTAATGTCTAAGATATATAGTGGTCCGGATACAACATTCTAGTTTGTTCTAAAAGTCTTAACACACGGATAAGGACATAGGGTTCTTCTCCcttagtttcttttgtaaaacttttcttacgacttttttattcatcaatGTAATTTTCATACTTAAGATAAGCTTCAAAGTTGGTAATTAAGACTTTTCTTCTCCAAtggaaaaaaatagtaatcttCAAAGTAGTATACTGAAATCTTGACCATTCTTGATATCAAATAGAAGCAGAGCAATAGggtaaaaaaatatgataaagagagaagaaagacaaacaCGATTCCACTGGCTCCACCGGTCATAAGAGCAGCCTTTTTTTGAAGACTCCATCTGCTGCTACCCATCATTATCTATAACTTATCACAAACCAGAGACTCCACAGTTTATATATAGGATAAAGATAGATCATTATGTGGATACATTAATTAAGCATAGGACGTAGATAGATCACTAACAACATTTGTAAATTAGGTGAATACATTAATTAAGCAGCATGGTAAACATAAAACGTGATCAACATTGGCCACCTTGTGATGATAGTGAGAACTTGCGGAAAAAATGCAGAATACCACCCAATGCGGAGAACCAAAGTCTCTCCATATCAATTCTGACAGTACCATGAGAGCTTGTTCCAAAAACAAGCTAGTTCCTCCACTATGGTATGTTTCACATGAGGATTGCATTCTCATAAGCAAAATAACAATATGGAACTGGCAAAACTAGCATATTTTGGGTACAAACTTAAAAGATgatattgaattaataataataaacaccAAAAGGGAAGGTGACGTTTCAAGACTCTTGTATGTTTTGTGCATTAGCACCGACGCTATTATTTGTTTGACAACACACACAAGACAAAACCTGGCTTAAGCATGTGGTTGATAGGAGAAGCCATTTACAGTGAGACCTCCATCAATACAAATGGTCTGACCAGTTATGTATGAAGCTGCAGGTAGACACAAAAAAGCCACAAGTGATGCAACCTCTCTTGGTTCTCCCGCGCGACCAAGTGGAGTTCTACTAAACAGTGCCTCTCTGTAATTGATGTCACCAAGAaacttcaagaaacaaaattaagagaTGATTAGAGGGATTGACGATGTTAACTTCAcaaataatgttaaaatttatgagttttttttttctttattacagGTTGAGCCAGAGCAGTGTTGATAAAATTAGGAGCAACAGCGTTGGCTCTTATTCCATCTCTTGCCCATTCACATGCCAAGTTTCTTGCTAGCTGATTCAGAGCTCCTGTACATTCACACAGAAGAACA
This genomic window contains:
- the LOC109133091 gene encoding tropinone reductase homolog At2g29150-like; this translates as MEKRWSLQGMTALVTGGSKGIGEAVVEELSMLGARVHTCARDETQLQESLRKWQAKGFQVSTSICDVSSREQREKLIETVSSLFQGKLNILVNNAGTFIDKPTTVFTTEEYSFIMATNLESAFHLSQLAHPLLKASSSGSIVFISSVSGVVHTGSSIYGATKGAMNQLGRNLACEWASDNIRVNSVCPWVIATPLVADMLRDEKVNKAVESRTPMGRVGEANEVSSLVAFLCLPAASYITGQTNCVDGGFTINGFSYKPQH
- the LOC104786749 gene encoding tropinone reductase homolog At2g29310-like encodes the protein MDKRWSLQGMTALVTGGTKGIGEAVVEELSMMGARVHTCARDETQLQERLREWQAKGFQLTTSVCDVTSRDQREKLMETVSSLFQGKLNILVNNVGVLRGKPTTDYVEEDFSFHISTNLEAAFHFSQLSHPLLKASGSGSIVFISSITGIVSVECGSIYSLTKGALNQLTRNLACEWAKEGIRANAVAPNIIKTPQAESNLNNVGFKEGLFSRTPLGRAGEPNEVASLVVFLCLPAASYITGQTICVDGGLTVNGFSYQPNA